The DNA region ACGCTTAATGTTGTTAAAGGTTTATTGAACGGAAACCTTCAACCTCGTTTTGAAAATCGTTGGGTCCGTAAGGATGGCAGCATAATACACGTGCTGTGGTCTGCTCGTTGGTCTGAAGATCACCAGTTTAGAATCGCAATTGCCCACGATATAACTGAGCGAAAGCTAATGGAGCAACAACTTCATTATATTGCAGGACACGATCCATTAACTGAATTACCCAATAGGGCATTGTTGTTTGGACGTTTACAAACGTCGCTAGGATTAGCTCGTCGTGAAGGTTGTCATCTTTCATTGTTATTTATTGATATTGATGGGTTTAAACATGTAAATGATAGTTACGGACATCTTGCCGGTGATAAGTTACTTAAGATTATTGCCCAAAGGTTAAATGCTTGTGTTCGTCAAACTGACACGGTAGGACGTTTTGGTGGTGATGAGTTTGTTGTGGTGTTAAATGGAATTGATTTGTTTGATGATGTACTTATTATTGCGGAAACTATCCGTGTAGAACTTGAGAGACCTTATCAAATAGATAGGCTTTATTTGCAACTTTCACCGAGCATTGGTGTTGCTCGATACCCTGATAACGGTAAAGATGAGCAGCAATTACTTAAGCATGCAGATCAAGCAATGTATAGAGCAAAAATTGCAGGTGGAAATCGAGTTGAGGCTGTTAAGCAAACTATAAAACAGCCATTTATGGGTAAATAATATTCGATGATGTTAGCTGCAATTGGATTTGATTGCTTATCTCGACTTTTTGACTGGCAGTTAATTGGGTTGAGTTATCTATGGCCGATAATGCCGCACGTTTATCAAAACTACTCCACACATTAACGGTACTCATAATGGACTCAAAGCGGGTCGTAACATCATTAATACGTTCGGATACATTAAAAGCTTGTTGCGGATCGGTTTGGCTTAGTTGAGCAGCGCGTTGATTAAAGGCAATGTCTTTATTGTCGTCAGATAGTGAATTAATGACTTGAAAAAAATCACTTTCAGATTTTTCCGCGAGGGCGTAGCTAGCATTGATGATAATATCTCGTTGAACATTGGTATCGTAATTATCAATTCGCGCTAGCATCATATTGGGTTCCACACTGGCGATTTCAGCTAAGGCACTGTTAAAATAGTCCTGATTTAAATCATAGGCTTGCTTTTGATTGTTTAAAAACACTAAAGCCGCCTCGGGATCTGTTTCTGCCATTTTACGCGAAATAATAAATACCCCACTGGCACGCTGTTCAACGGCAATACTATCTAACCAATCAACAGCCTCTTGGGTATTTTTTTCAACTAACTGATATACCATTGACGTAATCAAGTAATTAGTCGACTCATTTAATGGCAACGATGAAATTAGATTTGCAGCTTCATTTGGAGACTGTTCAATATAATAATACATGGTATTTAAGTACATTTTTAATGTTGATTGAGTTTCTGGTTGTAGCTTTAACCATTCAAATGCTGCAATTGCATCGTTGCTGGCCCATGAATCAACAATCGACATCATTATTGATGACTTCATCGGCTCTGCGGCTAGGAATTCAATATCGCTTAACGCCTGTTGCGGATTAACCGATGCTAAGCCGCGCAAATAACTGTCGAGTAATGATTCATATTGTTGTGTCGACTTAAACTGTTCTAGCCATGACATTATGTTTGAAAATTGCATTTTCCCGGCAATTTCTAAAATTAAACCATATAAGTCTTCATGTTCAGTCTCTTCAGCAACGAGTAATGCTTCCAGAGGATCTTGTTCAGCCAACTGCATGATGCGAAAAATCGACATGTAAGGTGTTTCTTCAATGTTTAATGAAGCTTTAAACGCTTCTCGGTCATGAGCTTTTTGGCTGGGGGCTTTGCTTGACGTAATCGAAGAGTTGGTATTCGATAAAGATTCAGCGGCATTATTTTGTATTGTTGAGGTGATTATTCGTCGGTTGTCAGCTGCAAGAGTAGTCTCATTAGGCCAGATAAGAGGATAACTGATAAATCCGATACCCCAACTTAATACCACCACAATTAACCATTTCATTATTGCTTTTCCTTAAGCTTGCTGCATGCGTTCAAATCACTATTCGTTGGCTTACGTTATTATGATGCTGTTAATATTGCAATGAATAGTTCAGTGCTTGATATGATAGAGTATATTTTAACTTATTAACTTTTAACATAAATTCATATTTTTACCTTAGGTTTATGTGGCCCAAAGCGAGTAATAATGCGTAAAACTGACAAAAAGATAGACAATCAACTAAGACAAGGATTAACCCTTGTGTGCGATCATTCAATCGAGGTTTATCCTGGTTTTGCATGGATTACCCATAAAGTTGATTACACTGCATTTCCTAAAAGTTTACGCATTGTTTGTGTTTTCGATACTGAGCTGCAACTCAGGCAGTTTAATCAGGAGAACCATAAAACGACGTTATTAAACTTGATTAAACGCACACTCAGTCAATTTGGTATTGACCTAAAAGATATCAGTCAGCATGTGAGCTTTGATACCGAAACGGCTTGTGAACAGCAACATAATGGTAACTGGGCATTGCGCTTAAGTGGCAGCAGCCACAGCATTAAATAATCGGCTTCATTAAGCCGTAGTAATGTTTACTGTAGAGGCTGTTTGATCCTATTAATGAAGTATTACTCTATTAATATCTTGTTTAAGATACATTAGGCTGCATCATTATTGTTTATTGTTCATTGCTTATTGCCCACAACTCAGTATCCACTTAGTTCTATTGTGACAGCAAAATTAATCCAAGCTATAGCTGTAATATGCTAATTAAAAAAGATTTCAATCATCGTAAGATACAAACTGTCTAGTCTATTAAGCAAATCATAAAATGTTAATTACTATCGTCTCTGTTTCATCCTACCATCCACAAAATCGAGATCTAACTCTAATCTCGTATCGTTAAAATCCGTTATCTTTGTACTAAGTGAGTTTTGAGGTAAAAGTTATGTTTCAGATCTTTTCTGATTTTGCATCTTGGCTGGTTTTCAGTGTAATAGGGTTGTCTGCAGAGACTAAACTCGGCGACGCGCTACATTTTTTTGTTGAAGATGTGACTAAAATTTTTGCTTTGCTTCTGATAATGATTTACCTCATCGCTTTAGTGCGGGCGTCGTTAAATGTGGAACGTGTCAGGGATTATTTAGCCGGTAAACACAGAGGATTAGGTTACTTAATGGGATCTGGCTTTGGTGTAGTGACGCCATTTTGTTCTTGCTCGAGTATCCCGGTATTTTTAGGTTTTACGTCTGCAGGGATCCCTTTGGGGATCACCATGAGCTTTTTGATTACCTCACCTTTAATTAACGAGGTCGCGATATTATTGTTGATGAGTTTATTAGGGCTTAAGTTTACCTTACTTTATATTGTCGTTGGCATGAGTGTGGGTATGTTAGGCGGTTTCTTTCTCGACAGTATTAAGGCTGAGCGTTGGCTGCAATCATTTGCGGCTGAAGCGTTAAAGCGCGGTCAGAAAAAGGGCGGTGAAGCAACGATTGCTGATGGTGCCAATGCGCAAAAAATGTCGTTCCCACAAAGACACCAGTTTGCCAAAACTGAAATGCTGGATATTTTTGGCCGAGTGTGGAAATGGGTCATTATTGGTGTCGGTTTAGGCGCAGCATTACACGGTTTTGTACCAGATGGATGGATTGGCGAGCATTTGGGGGACGGACAATGGTGGTCAGTTCCTGCTGCGGTGTTGTTGGGTATTCCACTTTATTCCAATGCGACTGGGGTTATTCCGGTTATGGAAAGTCTGATTATTAATGGTCTACCGATAGGAACTACATTGGCATTTTGTATGAGCACGGTTGCAGCCAGTTTTCCTGAGTTTATTTTGTTAAAACAAGTGATGCAATGGCGTTTGCTGGCAATATTATTTTGTGTGTTATTAGTAGCATTCACTCTCGTCGGTTGGATCTTTAATGCGTTAGCACCGGTATTATGATTTTTTATCAACATCAACAACATCAACAACATCAACAACATCAATAAGGATAAACAATGAAGACGGTTAAAATTTTGGGTTCTGGTTGTAAAAAGTGTCTTGAAACCGCAGAGCTTGCCCAAGCTGTTGCGGATGAAAAGGGTGTTGCAATAAAAATCGAAAAAGTCACTGATATGGCTAAAATTATGGATTATGACGTTATGAGTACGCCAGCAGTGGTGGTTGATGAGAAAGTGGTTCATAAAGGCAGTAAACCCACTAAAGAACAGATGTCAGCGTGGATATAAATGCTGCTAAAGTCATTAATTGAGTGACTGAGCAATTAAAGGACTAAGGGTTATTAACTGTAAAAACACAGTTATTGCCCTTGGCATTGTGCTGCACAATGACTAAATTACAGAGCTATGAAGTTAAAACCTTACTGATATGACGATGACCCTCAAGTTAGTTTTAAACTTTCTACTCAAGTCTACGCGGTTCACATTTATGGCTATCTTATTCCATTAGAAATAAAAATAGGTGTGTGAATATTCTGCCTACCCACTTTTAATTGTAATCCATTGTTTTTAATATTAATTTACCGCTAATTCTTGGGAGTATCGTCAACTATTGTTTATCATACTGCTGACGTTTAACCATAAAAATTACCCACCGGATTACTCCATTAACATCTTATTTACCATATCCACCACTATTGTGGTTTTTCTGCGCACTTTCTGCACATTGTCTCTATATCATCGATAGGTAATTAAGCATTTCGTTCGTTAAACCACTTTACGATCCACTAAAAGGAATCGATGACATGAAACTATTCGTAAAACATCGTCAGTTTACTCAATCTATATTGTGTACTTTGGTATTAGCAGGTTTATTAACGGCCTGTGACAGCAGTGATGATGACACAATGTCAACCGATGACAGTACAACTGTGGTAGACACTTCGACAGATAATGGTGTGAGTACCGACAACAGCACCGATGGTGTGATATGTGATTATTCATACAGCGAATTTAACGATTCTGAGTCAATTGGCTATAACAGCGAATCGCAATGGACATGTGCTGATGATATGCGTGAGTTAGTCGCCAATGGAATTCCAGACCACGAAGTAGGTACCTTTCCTAATGATGGCAATCCCAACATGATCACAGAGCAAGTGATCACAGCGAGTATTACCTTGTTGCCAGTTCAAACCGATGTGGCTACTCAATTAGGTGGGCCTTCAGGACCGCAGGGTTATGTATTAAACGGGGTGAAAATAGATGCCAGTACCGCCGGTACTTGTGATGATTCAGGTTTAATTTGTGATGCAGCTATGAATGTCGGTAATTGGAACATTGAGGCACTGGGTCAATCTAGTTTTGATTTTGGTACTGACGACAACAATGCTCATGTTCAGCCTAGTGGCGAATATCATTACCATGGAATACCAGAAGGTTTTATTACGCTCCACGGCGGCAGTAGTGACACCATGACCTTAATTGCATGGGCTTCTGATGGATTCCCTATTTATGCCCGTTATGGTTATACCACTGCAGATGATGCGACTTCCGAACTTAAAGTTGTCACAGGCAGTTACCAGTTGGTCACAGAGGTAAGTGATAGCAGACCTTCAACCGATTTATATGCCTTAGGTACGTTTAAACAAGACTGGGAATATGTAGAAGGCTCTGGCGATTTGGATGAATGTAATGGCCGAGTTGGTGTCACTCCTGAGTTTCCTAATGGCATTTATCATTATTATGCAACAGATAGTTATCCATTTTTTCAACGTTGCGTAAAAGGTGAAGTTGAATCAACAGGACAATTACCTCCAGCTTAATAATGCGTTATATCAATCTTAAGGAGGACCTCAAATGCGCGTGTTGAGAAACCATTCCATGGTGATTATTTTTATAGTGAGTTTATTGATGGCAACAGAGGCGCAGTCGCACATGATGGTGGCTCAACACGGCACCATTAATATGGTTAACAATGGTGCTTTTATGGTGTTGTCATTGCCTATCAGTGCATTTGATAATATCGATGATGACAATAGTGGCCACTTATCAACGGTTGAGTTTAATTCGCATCGAGCTGAAATAATGGCTCAAATTTTGGCAAAAGTGCAATTGCACGATAATAATGGTTTGCGTCCCTTAGAAGGGTTAATGTTTTCATTGGGCGACGATCATCATAATGCAGATACTGCAACTCAATTGATTGTGATGGGCCGCTTTGCTATTGATGAAAAATCAGCCGGTTGGACTTTTTTATTTGGCTTATTTGGTGAATCTGCAGAGGAGAAAGTCATGAATATGAGTGTTAAGCGCAAAGCAACTAATCAAAAAATGGCATTTGAACTTACTCCGAATAATGCCAGGCAAAAAGTTTTTTCTTTATAATCCAATAAGATAGCGCGCCTTTATGTTAGTCCAATAAATGCTGTTTCACTTAGGTGGTCAGCATTTTTTATTATTTGATATGTCGCCTTTTAAGCGCATCATGTTTGTTGTGTAATCGACATGCTTTTGTGCTTTTGACGATAAAGAGTTGGAAGATGAAGCCGTTATCAGCATAATAGCCCAAATTACATCACACCATCATGACCGCAATAATTTGAGGACGCTTTGAGCTCGACACTTACCCAATCCGTTATCCATGAATTTAGCGAACGCGGTGCGTTAGCAAAACATGTTCATCATTATCACCACCGACAAAGTCAAACCGATATGGCTGTTGCGGTGAGTGATGCTATTGCTAAAAAACATAATCTGATTTTAGAAGCCGGTACGGGTGTAGGCAAAACCTTTGCATATTTACTGCCTGCATTGCTTAGCGGCAAGCAAGTGGTGGTGAGCACCGGTAGTAAAAATTTACAAGAGCAACTGTTTTTAAAAGACTTACCAGCA from Shewanella polaris includes:
- a CDS encoding diguanylate cyclase domain-containing protein yields the protein MKTFDLVALRDVMDLMLDAVCVVDKKGDFVFVSAAFEDIFGYPPDEVIGKPMIDYVYPDDGEVTLNVVKGLLNGNLQPRFENRWVRKDGSIIHVLWSARWSEDHQFRIAIAHDITERKLMEQQLHYIAGHDPLTELPNRALLFGRLQTSLGLARREGCHLSLLFIDIDGFKHVNDSYGHLAGDKLLKIIAQRLNACVRQTDTVGRFGGDEFVVVLNGIDLFDDVLIIAETIRVELERPYQIDRLYLQLSPSIGVARYPDNGKDEQQLLKHADQAMYRAKIAGGNRVEAVKQTIKQPFMGK
- a CDS encoding Fis family transcriptional regulator, coding for MRKTDKKIDNQLRQGLTLVCDHSIEVYPGFAWITHKVDYTAFPKSLRIVCVFDTELQLRQFNQENHKTTLLNLIKRTLSQFGIDLKDISQHVSFDTETACEQQHNGNWALRLSGSSHSIK
- a CDS encoding permease, which gives rise to MFQIFSDFASWLVFSVIGLSAETKLGDALHFFVEDVTKIFALLLIMIYLIALVRASLNVERVRDYLAGKHRGLGYLMGSGFGVVTPFCSCSSIPVFLGFTSAGIPLGITMSFLITSPLINEVAILLLMSLLGLKFTLLYIVVGMSVGMLGGFFLDSIKAERWLQSFAAEALKRGQKKGGEATIADGANAQKMSFPQRHQFAKTEMLDIFGRVWKWVIIGVGLGAALHGFVPDGWIGEHLGDGQWWSVPAAVLLGIPLYSNATGVIPVMESLIINGLPIGTTLAFCMSTVAASFPEFILLKQVMQWRLLAILFCVLLVAFTLVGWIFNALAPVL
- a CDS encoding thioredoxin family protein, translated to MKTVKILGSGCKKCLETAELAQAVADEKGVAIKIEKVTDMAKIMDYDVMSTPAVVVDEKVVHKGSKPTKEQMSAWI
- a CDS encoding YHYH protein — its product is MKLFVKHRQFTQSILCTLVLAGLLTACDSSDDDTMSTDDSTTVVDTSTDNGVSTDNSTDGVICDYSYSEFNDSESIGYNSESQWTCADDMRELVANGIPDHEVGTFPNDGNPNMITEQVITASITLLPVQTDVATQLGGPSGPQGYVLNGVKIDASTAGTCDDSGLICDAAMNVGNWNIEALGQSSFDFGTDDNNAHVQPSGEYHYHGIPEGFITLHGGSSDTMTLIAWASDGFPIYARYGYTTADDATSELKVVTGSYQLVTEVSDSRPSTDLYALGTFKQDWEYVEGSGDLDECNGRVGVTPEFPNGIYHYYATDSYPFFQRCVKGEVESTGQLPPA